From Bradyrhizobium sp. 4:
TCCTCAAGGACCAGATCAAGAATTTCGGCCAGGAAGCTGAAGTCTCCGAAGTCGGACAGGTGCTGTCCGTCGGCGACGGTATCGCCCGCGTTTACGGTCTGGATAACGTCCAGGCCGGTGAAATGGTCGAGTTCGAGAACGGCACCCGCGGCATGGCGCTGAACCTCGAAACCGACAACGTCGGCATCGTTATTTTCGGCGCCGACCGCGAGATCAAGGAAGGTCAGACCGTCAAGCGCACCCGCGCCATCGTGGACGCGCCGGTCGGCAAGGGCCTGCTCGGCCGCGTCGTCGACGCGCTCGGCAACCCCATCGACGGCAAGGGCCCGATCCAGGCCGACAAGCGCATGCGCGTCGACGTCAAGGCGCCCGGCATCATTCCGCGCAAGTCCGTGAACGAGCCGATGGCGACCGGCCTCAAGGCGATCGATGCCCTGATCCCGATCGGCCGCGGCCAGCGCGAGCTGATCATCGGTGACCGTCAGACCGGCAAGACCGCGATCGCGCTCGACACCATCCTCAACCAGAAGCCGCTCAACGCGCAGCCGGACGAGAACATCAAGCTGTATTGCGTCTACGTCGCGATCGGCCAGAAGCGCTCGACCGTTGCCCAGTTCGTGAAGGTGCTGGAAGAGCAGGGCGCGCTGGAATATTCGATCATCGTCGCCGCCACCGCGTCCGATCCGGCGCCGATGCAGTACATCGCGCCGTTCACCGGCTGCACCATGGGCGAGTACTTCCGCGACAACGGCATGCACGCCGTCATCATCTATGACGATTTGTCCAAGCAGGCCGTCGCCTACCGCCAGATGTCGCTGCTGCTGCGCCGCCCGCCGGGCCGCGAAGCCTATCCGGGCGACGTGTTCTATCTGCATTCCCGCCTGCTCGAGCGCGCGGCGAAGCTGAACAAGGACCAGGGCTCGGGCTCGCTGACGGCGCTGCCGGTCATCGAAACCCAGGCCAACGACGTGTCGGCCTACATTCCGACCAACGTCATCTCGATCACCGACGGCCAGATCTTCCTCGAAACCGACCTGTTCTTCCAGGGCATCCGCCCTGCGGTGAACGTCGGTCTGTCGGTGTC
This genomic window contains:
- the atpA gene encoding F0F1 ATP synthase subunit alpha, coding for MDIRAAEISAILKDQIKNFGQEAEVSEVGQVLSVGDGIARVYGLDNVQAGEMVEFENGTRGMALNLETDNVGIVIFGADREIKEGQTVKRTRAIVDAPVGKGLLGRVVDALGNPIDGKGPIQADKRMRVDVKAPGIIPRKSVNEPMATGLKAIDALIPIGRGQRELIIGDRQTGKTAIALDTILNQKPLNAQPDENIKLYCVYVAIGQKRSTVAQFVKVLEEQGALEYSIIVAATASDPAPMQYIAPFTGCTMGEYFRDNGMHAVIIYDDLSKQAVAYRQMSLLLRRPPGREAYPGDVFYLHSRLLERAAKLNKDQGSGSLTALPVIETQANDVSAYIPTNVISITDGQIFLETDLFFQGIRPAVNVGLSVSRVGSSAQTKATKKVAGKIKGELAQYREMAAFAQFGSDLDASTQRLLNRGSRLTELLKQPQFAPLKMEEQVCVIWAGTNGYLDPLPVNKVRAFEDGLLSLLRGKNVEILNAIRDSRDLSDDTAAKLKSVVEGFAKSFA